A single genomic interval of Cydia splendana chromosome 10, ilCydSple1.2, whole genome shotgun sequence harbors:
- the LOC134794151 gene encoding tubulin-folding cofactor B: MENIQVITQDFVNVHITKSDTDIGAPVERRFKKGITVSEFKTKLELVTGGNATTMKLKLFDSKNNYVCDIDNDNALLGSYPIDDGMRIHVEDKFVLLSDVSSSDSAERFRLSEEEYEKKGDTVRSFLQRNRLGKYNEEEMAKMKEQQQQELEEEARLAASVLVGARCEVRVPSQGVRRATVRYNGPLEGAKGLWIGVQYDEPRGKNDGEVNGKRYFTCPPKYGGFVKPAYITVGDFPEEQFDLDDEI, encoded by the exons atgGAGAATATACAAGTAATTACCCAAGATTTTGTGAACGTGCATATCACGAAATCTGACACTGATATCGGAGCCCCAGTCGAGAGGCGTTTCAAAAAAGGAATAACAGTCTCCGAGTTTAAG actAAGCTCGAACTTGTTACCGGAGGCAATGCTACCACAATGAAACTGAAGTTGTTTGACAGTAAAAACAATTATGTGTGTGACATAGATAATGATAATGCCCTGCTTGGGTCCTACCCAATAGACGATGGAATGAGGATACATGTGGAGGACAAATTTGTTTTGCTCAGTGATGTTAGCTCATCAGATAGTGCAGAAAG ATTTCGTTTGTCAGAAGAGGAATATGAGAAGAAAGGAGACACGGTGCGCTCATTCCTGCAGCGGAACAGGCTCGGCAAGTACAATGAGGAGGAGATGGCTAAAATGAAGGAGCAGCAGCAGCAGGAATTGGAGGAGGAAGCCAG GCTGGCAGCATCGGTGCTTGTAGGCGCGCGTTGCGAAGTGCGCGTGCCATCGCAGGGCGTGCGGCGGGCGACAGTGCGGTACAACGGGCCGCTAGAGGGCGCTAAAGGATTGTGGATCGGCGTGCAGTATGACGAGCCACGAGGCAAGAATGACGGCGA GGTGAACGGCAAGCGGTACTTCACATGCCCTCCGAAATACGGCGGCTTCGTCAAGCCAGCATACATCACGGTCGGCGACTTTCCCGAAGAGCAATTCGATCTCGACGATGAGATATGA